Proteins from a single region of Aureibacter tunicatorum:
- a CDS encoding ferredoxin--NADP reductase, protein MVFSLFKKKNKPTDNNSSNLKVLEVIQETPEAISLILENQNNWSYLPGQFLTIAVQPNGEEERRSYSLSSCESTDSNLKISVKRIDNGLVSNYLCDHSKAGQTLSCMQPSGTFTYKPDNKTKNLIFFAAGSGITPIMSMIKSALHDESNSKVLLIYSNKTSESIIFRKELDEYADKFKERFTVVHTLTQVSEDSHWQGETGRIDGLKIKKYLEQLSSQFSSTYYMCGPASMMETISQTLAEMGVSDDQIKQEKFFATQTESIEGDAGSAKTHRIELIYGDEMYEVPVEPGQTILEASLEEGVNIPFSCQSGLCTACRAKCNSGKISMKNSEALSEEEIKDGYILTCVAYTESDGIKVEID, encoded by the coding sequence ATGGTATTTTCACTATTCAAGAAAAAAAATAAGCCTACAGACAATAACTCCTCAAATCTTAAAGTTTTGGAAGTTATACAAGAAACGCCAGAAGCGATAAGCTTGATCTTGGAAAACCAAAACAATTGGAGCTACTTGCCCGGACAATTCCTTACTATTGCCGTTCAACCGAATGGAGAAGAAGAAAGACGGTCTTATTCGTTATCAAGTTGCGAAAGCACTGACTCGAATTTGAAAATCTCCGTCAAAAGAATAGATAATGGCTTAGTTTCCAATTATTTGTGCGATCATTCGAAAGCCGGACAAACACTCTCTTGTATGCAACCATCCGGAACATTCACATACAAGCCAGACAATAAAACCAAGAATTTGATTTTCTTCGCAGCAGGAAGCGGCATTACTCCCATTATGTCAATGATTAAATCAGCTTTGCATGATGAATCCAATAGTAAAGTTCTACTGATATACAGCAACAAAACATCTGAAAGCATTATATTCCGCAAAGAACTGGATGAATACGCTGATAAATTCAAAGAAAGATTCACTGTCGTTCACACACTAACCCAAGTATCAGAAGATAGTCATTGGCAAGGCGAAACAGGACGTATAGATGGCTTAAAGATCAAAAAGTATCTAGAACAACTAAGCAGTCAATTCAGCTCTACATATTATATGTGCGGCCCTGCATCCATGATGGAAACGATATCCCAAACACTTGCCGAAATGGGCGTATCGGACGATCAAATCAAACAAGAAAAATTCTTCGCTACGCAGACTGAGTCAATAGAAGGCGACGCTGGTTCCGCAAAAACACATAGAATAGAACTTATTTATGGAGACGAGATGTACGAAGTTCCCGTGGAACCAGGACAAACCATATTGGAAGCATCCCTAGAAGAAGGCGTAAACATTCCTTTTTCATGCCAAAGCGGACTTTGCACAGCTTGTCGAGCAAAATGCAACTCCGGGAAAATCAGTATGAAAAACTCCGAAGCGCTCAGCGAGGAAGAAATAAAAGATGGATATATTCTTACATGTGTAGCATATACCGAATCTGATGGCATTAAAGTCGAAATAGATTAA